Below is a window of Prosthecobacter algae DNA.
CTCATGCTCTACACCGGCATCCGCGCACAGGTCGGCGTGAAGATCTATGGCGACAATCTTGATGCGATCCAACGCAAGGCCTTCGAGGTCGAAAAACTCATCAACAGCATCGAAGGAGCCGCCGGAGTCTCGCCCTCTCGTGTGCAGGGCAAGCCCTACCTCAACGTGCAGGTGGATCGTCAAGCGATGGCCCGCTACGGCCTCAGCGCCAAGGACGTGCTCGATGCCGTGGAGATCGCCATCGGCGGCAAGAACGTCAGCACCACCATCGAAGGCCGGCAGCGCTTCCCCATTCAGATCCGCGTGCAGCGCGGCGAGCGTGATGACATCGAAAAGCTCAGCAGCATCCTCGTGGCCGCACGTCAGGGCATGAGTGCATCAGGTGCAGCGCCGATGGGCGGCGGCGGTGGCATGACCGGAGGCGCAGCCGCAGGCATGGCCTCAAGCGCGGGAAACACACCCGTCACCTACATCCCACTCGGCATGGTCGCCAAGATCACCCGCGAGGTCGGTGCCAACGAGATCGCCAGCGAGAACGGTCGTCTTCGTTCCTATGTGCAGGCCAACGTGCAGGATCGTGACCTCGGCGGCTTTGTTCAAGAAGTCGAGCAGAAGCTCAAGACGATTGATTGGGAAGGCATGACCTACAAAATGACCGGCGAGTATGAAAACCAGCGCCGCTTCGTGCAGACCATGCAGATCGTCTTCCCCATCGTGCTGCTCATCATCTTCGTGCTGCTCTACATCGTCTATCACAGCGCCCTGGAAGCCGCGCACGTCATGCTCGCCGTGCCCTTCGCTCTCAGCGGTGGAGTGCTGCTGCAAAAACTCCTCGGCTACAATTTCAACGGAGCCGTCTGGGTCGGTTACATCGCCCTCTTTGGCACCGCCGTGCAGACCGGCGTCGTCATGGTCGTGTATCTCGAAGAAACCGTAAAAGCCCGCATGGCCCAGCTCGGAGCCGCCTTCGCCTACAGCGATCTCGTGCAAGCCGTCAAAGACGGCGCACGCCTCCGCCTGCGGCCCAAAGTCATGACCGTCGCCACCATCGTCGCCTCCCTGCTGCCCATCATGTGGAGCCACCGCCAAGGCTCCGAAGTCATGCAACCCCTCGCCACCCCCGTCATCGGCGGCATGATCTCCAGCCTCATCCACATCCTCATCGTCACGCCCGTCATCTTCCTCTGGCTGCGCGGGCGTGAGTTCAAGAAAGGCTCACGGGCGGCAATCACCTTGACGCCCAACGCAGACCCCGCGTGAGCTTGCCAGCCCGTGCGAGCCTCATCAACAAGCTCCAGCTCCACATTTGCGGCGGCCCCTGCGGCAACCCGAAGTATGCCTGCATCTACGATGAGTGATTGGATGCGACGCGAATGCCCCTGATCTCCGCCACGGAATCAGGGGCTTCAAAATTAAAATTGAATAAACCCACCAAGAGCACATCTTAGCACGTCGCATGTCCGCTCTCTGCAAACGCATCCTCCCCACGCTGGCCATTCTGGTCGTTGCGTGTGCGCAGGTGTTTGGGGTGCAGCGTGGTTATGCTTGTGCTCATGGCGAGGAGTCGGTGGAAACAAAGGCTGAGCACTGTCATCGTGTGATCGTTGATGACCACGAGCACGAAGCTCCATGCGAAGAAAGCTCCAGCAAAGAGTGCGGCGACCAGGGCGAGAAGGAGCATCATGCGCCGCTAAGCGTGGACATGCAGGCCGCTCCTTCCAGTCTGGTAGCGGTCGCCATTCCGGTCTTTGTGGCGGTGCAGATCGCCGAGCTGCCGGTGCATGAGTGGGCGCTGATGCTCACGCTCGTGGAAGATGTTTCAATGAAGACGCCCCTGGACACCGGGGGAGACAGTCCGCCATCTGCCGCAGTGCAGGTGGCGCGTTGCATGGTGATTTTGGTTTGAGGCAGGCTGCCAGCGCTGCCGTCCACGACTGACGGCTGAGGCTCACTGGCATTTCCTTTTGCACTTCCAGGCACGGCATGTCCACGCCTGCAAACCTCAACCCACCACCCTTCTCATGCTTCGTTCCATTTCTCTCACCTTCTCGTTGTTCCTGGCGGCTGTTTCATCTGCTCCGGCCCTCACCCTTTCCCTCTCCGACATCGGGCCGCGTGTCCGTGCGGCTCATCCATCGCTGAAAGCCGCTCGCATGGCCGTGGAGGAAGCTCGCGGTCGCCAGCTCGGCGCGGGGCGTCTTTCCAATCCCACCGTGGGCCTGGATTCGCGCAATGAAACCTACCTTTCGCCAGGTGAGGTCATGTTTTCGCTCGATCAATCGTTCCCCATCACCAAGCGCTTACGGCTGGAGAAGCAGCTCACCGCGCAGCTTGTCACCGCTGCGGAGCTGGAGGTGAAAGATGCCGAGCGGCGTTTGATTTCTGAGGCGCAGACCTTGGCGGTGCAGATTCTCGCCATCGAGCAGCAGAGGAGTTTGCGCCAGCAGCAGACGGAGCTGGCGACGAAGCTATCCGAGTTCGTCACTGGACGTGCCAAGGCAGGTGAACTCTCCGCGCTGGATGCCGCCCAGGCCCAGGTGGACGCCCAGCGCCTCATCGTTGAGGCCCGCAAGCTGGAAGGCGAGAGCCGCAGCCTGCTGGGCACGCTCAAGCCCATGCTGAATCTCGATCCTGATGATGCGTTGTCACTCTCCGGCAAGCTCCCTGAAATGAACGTGCCAGGCAAAGGAGCGAACTGGGTGCTGCGGGCCGACTACCAGCTCGCCGAGGCCAAGGTCATCGCCTCGCAGACGGACATCGGCCTCGCCAAAGCCAACAAGTGGCAGGACCTAAGCGCGGGCATCTTCGCCGGGCCTGAGACTCAGAACGCCCCAGGCGATGATCGCAGAACCAATGGCGTGATTGGCTTCCGCATCTCGCTTCCCTTGCCTTTCTGGAACAAGAATGAAGGGCAAGTGGCTGAGAAGACCGCCGCCGCAGAGCGTGTGCGCCTGGAGCAAGCAGCCCTCGGCAAGCAAATCCGCAGCGATGCTGAGAATGCGCGGAAAGACATGCAGATGAGCCATGATCTGGCCCGCGAAACCCGCGATAAGCTGCTACCGCTCGTCATCGAGCAAACAGGCAAGCTGGAGAAAGCCTACGAGAGCGGCCAGACCGACCTGCTCACCATCCTCCGCGCCCGCGAGCAACGCCTGCAACTGGAAGCCGCTGCGCTGGATGCCGTGCGGGACTTTCACCTTGCCCGCATCCGCTACGAGACCGCCATCGGCAAGCACGCCCCGGCCACACCTGCACCCAAACCCGTCCGCTAATCTTCCATCTTCTATCTCATCATGAAACGACCCCTGGCTCATTTATTCCTCTGTCTGTCTTTGACCGGCATCACCGCTGCCGCCGCAGATGCCAAACGCGCGGCCAACACCGTCGTGCTGGATGAAACTGGCGTGAAAAACCTCCGCATCGAGACTGTCGAAGTCGAGGAAACCGACTTCGAGGCCACGATCTTCTCGCTGGGCCGCATCGAGGCCATTCCCAGCAAAGTCGCCGCTGTCAGCAGCCGCATTCCTGGCCGCATCATTGAGTTGAAACTTACGCCCGGAGACACGGTGAAGCTGGGCGATGAAGTCGCGAAGGTGGAGAGCCGTCAACCCGGCGATCCACCGCCGGTGATCTCGCTCAAGGCACCGCTCAGCGGACTCGTCACCCATGTGGATGCACGGCTTGGCGACCCCATTGATCCTGAGAAGGCCATGCTGGAAATCACCGACCTGAGTGAGGTCTATGCCGTGGCCCGTGTGCCAGAGCATCAGGCCGGACGCATGAAGACAGGCACCGTGGCGCACATCAAAGTGGCCGCGCTGCCCAATGAAAAGTTCGATGGCGAGCTGCTGCGCTTTGGCACCAGCGCGGACAAGGCCAGTGGCACCATTGACGCCATCTTCCGCCTGCCAAACACCGGCGGCCAGCTCCGCGCCGACATGCGGGCGGAGTTCAGCATCGTCATGAGCAAGCGCAGCAACGTGGTCAGCGTGCCGCGTGCTGCTTTGCAGGGCGAAGGCGGGAACCGTTTCGTCTATGTGAAGGATTTCGATCTGGCGAATGCCTTTGTGAAAACGGCTGTCACCGTCGGTGAGATCAATGACCGCTTTGTCGAGATCACCAACGGCCTGCTGCCTGCGGATGAGGTTGTGACTCGCGGTGCTTACTCACTCTCCTTCGCCGGAGCCAGCAGTGTCTCTCTAAAAGAGGCGCTGGATGCCGCTCACGGCCATGAACACGCTGCTGATGGTGGAGAGCTGACACCGGAGAAGAAAGCCGAGATGGAAGCTGCCAAAAAGGGCGGCGACGGTCATGGACACGGCGAGGAAGAAGGTGCCAGCCCGCTGTGGAAGTATGGCTGCGGTGTCTTGTTCGTGCTCTTGCTGCTTTCGCTCTTCACCAAGAAAAGCCGTCCTGACGCGGACGAAGCCCCCGCCCCGAAACCCGCTGAAAAGGAGGCTGCGTAAGCCATGCTGAACAAAATGATCCATTGGGCGCTCGCCAGCCGGGCGCTCATCATCGGCACCGCGCTCATCCTCATGGTGATGGGCCTCAAAACAGCCACCGAGCTGCCTGTGGAGGTGCTGCCAGACCTCACCAAGCCCACTGTCATCATCTTGACGGAATCTCCCGGCCTCGCGCCGGAGGAAGTCGAAATGCGTGTCACCCAGCCCATCGAAAGCGCCCTCATGGGCGTGGCTGGCCTCACCCGCCTGCGCTCGAACTCCGACGTGGCGCTCTCCCTTGTCTATGCCGAGTTCGGCTGGGACATGGACATCTACAAGGCGCGTATGCTCGTGCAGGAGCGCCTGCAAGGCGTGCGTGAGCAGTTGCCGGAAGGCGTGCAGCCTTTCATGACGCCAGTCGCATCCCTCATGGGCGAGATTTTGCTCGTCGGCGTGCGCTCAACGATCAAGGAAGGCGAGGCTGGCTATCTGCCTCCGCGTGAGGTGCGTTCGCTGGCGGATTGGACGGTGAAGCGCCGCCTGCAAAGCATCTCCGGCATCGCTGAAATCCTCAACATGGGCGGCGGCGTGAAGCGCATTGAGATTCAACCCGATCCCTACAAGATGCAGGCCAACGGCATCAGCTTTGACGAGCTGGAAGAAGCGGCGACTGAAGCCGCGAACACCACCACGGGCGGTTTCATCAACACCGGCCCCACGGAGATCATGGTGCGCAATCTCGCGATGACTGTGGAGCTGGACGACATCGCCCGCACCGTCATCAAGAAGATCAACGACCGCCCCATCTCCATCGGCGACGTGGCCGATGTCGTCTGGGGCATCGAGCCGATGCGCGGCGATGCCACGGTCAGCGTCGCCCCGGAAAAATCCGCCACTTACGGCGTCATCATGTCCATCACCAAAGCGCCCGGCTTTGATACAAGAAAGCTCACCGAGCAGATCAAAACCGCGCTCGATGAACTCAAGCCCACCTTCCCGCAAGGCGTGGAAACCACGCTGCTGTTCCAGCAAAAGGACTTCATCGACAATGCCATCGGCAATCTCACCGAAGCCATCCGCGACGGGGCCATCATGGTCACGATCATTCTGTTTCTGTTCCTGCTGAACTTCCGCACGACCTTCATCACCCTCATGGCGATGCCGCTCTCCTTCGGCATCACGATGCTGGTCTTCAAGTGGCTCGACATCAGCGTGAACAGCATGACCCTCGGCGGCCTCGCCGTCGCCATCGGCATGGTGGTGGATGACGCCATCGTGGATGTGGAAAACGTCTTCCGCCGACTGCGAGAGAACGCTGGTCTGGCACAGCCACATCCGCGCCTGCAAGTCATCGCCCGCGCTTCCGGCGAAGTGCGAAACTCCATCCTCTACGCCACGGTGCTCATCATCTTGGTGTTCCTGCCGCTGCTCGGCCTCACGGGTGTCGAGGGAAAGCTGTTCGCTCCCATCGCCATCGCCACGATCATTTCGATGATGGCCTCTTTCATCGTCTCTCTCACCGCCATCCCCGTGCTGTGCTCCATGCTGCTCAATCCCAAGCACGGCCACGAGCACAAGGACGGCTTCCTCACCCGTGGCATGAAATGGCTGCTGGAAAACACCCTGCTGCGCTTCGGCCTCAGCCAGCCGCTCGTCATGCTCGGCATCGTCCTCATGATCGTCATCGCCGCGTTCTCGCTGTATCCGAAGATGAACAAGGATTTCCTGCCCAAGTTCCAGGAGGAAACCGCCCTCGTCGCCGCCACCGCCGCGCCAGGCACCTCGCTGGAGGAAATGAACAAAATCTCCGATGTCATCGAGCAGCAGATCCTCAGTGTGCCGGAGGTGCGCAAAGTCGGGCGTCGTCTTGGCCGTGCCGAGCGTGGCGACCACGTCGTCCCTGTCTCCACCGCCGAGTTTGACGTGGACTTCCGTGAACCTGAAACCGAGGACGGGCATGAGGGCAAAGGCCGCAATCGCAAAGACATCCTCGCCGACATCACCGCGAAGCTCAAAACCGTGCCCGGCGTCTTCGCCGTCGTCAGCGGCCCGCTTGCCGACCGCATCGGCCACATGATGAGCGGCGTGTCCGCACCCGTTGCCATCAAGGTCTTCGGCCCCGACCTCGACAAGCTACGGCAGATCGGCATCGAGATTCAGACCATCGCCAAAACCATCCCTGGCTTTGAGGATTGCAAACTCGACCAAACCTCATCCATCCCGCAGCTCCGCATCGAGGCTGACCGTGACCGTGCCAAAGCCTATGGCATCGCCCCCGGCAAACTCAACGATCAGCTCTCCGCTCTGATCGGTGGCAAAGAAGTCGCCGAACTGCGCGAAGGCCAGCGAGCCGTGAATCTCGTCACCCGCCTGCCCGTCCAGTGGCGCGATTCGCCGGACAAAATCGCCGAACTGCCGATTGAAGCCGGTGAAGGCCAGCGCATCCCGCTTTCCCTCGTCGCCGATGTGCGCGAGGCCAAAGGCCCGAACGTCATCTTCCGCGAGAACTCGCAGCGCCGCTTCGCCCTCGCCATCAAACCAACCGTGCAGGACGTGTCCAACCTCGTCGTCAAACTGCGGGATGAAGTCACCGCGAAAGTGCAGATGCCTGAAGGTTACTTCATCACCTTCGAGGGCGAGTTCCAGGCGCAGCAGGAGGCCACGCAGCGCATCGCCATCTTCACCCTCGTCATCCTGGCCGTCATCGCCTTCCTGCTCTATGGCTACTTTCGCACGCCGTTCTTCGCCCTCCAGGTGCTCTGCGACATCCCGCTCGCCCTCGTCGGCGGCCTGGTCTTCACCTACTTCAAGCTGAACAACATCAGCATCGCCACGCTCGTCGGCTTCATCGCGGTGGCCGGTGTCGCCGCTCGTAACAGCATCATGCTCATCAGCCACTATCTGCACCTCATGCAGCACGAAGGTGAGAGCTTCACGAAGAAGATGGTCATTCGCGGCACCAAGGAACGTCTCGTCCCCGTGCTCATGACCGCGCTTGCCGCAGGCATCGGCCTCATCCCGCTGGTGCTCGCCGCCGATCAGCCGGGGAAGGAAATCCTCCACCCCGTCGCCGTCGTCATCGTCGGTGGCCTCGTCACCAGCACACTGCTCGGCCTCGGCGTCACGCCCACCGTCTTTTACACCTTCGGCAGAAAAGCCGCCGCCAGTGCCATCGAGAATGATGCACCTGCATCGCACTAGCCAAATGAATTTCCAAAGCGACGAACTCATCAGAGCCACCGCCGCCAAGGCAAAACCAAACCAAACTGAATCCAAACCAAACCAGACAAACAAACATCATGAAAAAACTGCTCACCACCACACTGCTCACTCTCGCTTTGGCCTTCACCGCCACGGCTGCTGACAAAGACAAGCACGACCACGAACATGCAGCCAAAGCCGGTCCCACCGGCGGCAAGCTCATCACCGAAGTCGAGCCTCACGTCGAGTTCTTCGTGAACAAAGACAAGAAGGTCGAAATCCGCTTCATTGACGACGACATGAAAGTCGTCGCCCCTGGAGCACAAGTCATCAGCGTCACCCTTGGCGATCGCTCCGCCCCAACCAAGCTGAGCTTCACCAAGGACGGCAACATGCTCATCAGCGACAAAGCCGTCCCCGAAGGCAACGACCTCCCCACCGTGGTGCAAATCCGCGAGAAGGAAGGTGCCAAGGCCGTCACCGAGAAGTTCAACCTGAACCTCGAACAGTGCCCCACCTGCAAGAACAAGGAATACGCCTGCACCTGCGCCCACGGTGAAGAGGAGAAGAAATAGCCCTCACATCAGCGCCCGCCACCTCACCAGCGCCGCCTTCTTCAAGGGAGCGGCGCTGGTGATTATCACTGACCATGAGCACCGAACACCACGACGAATCTGAACCCAAGTCCTGCGGCTCATGCGAGCACGGGCATGACGACACACCACTGCCGCGCAATGCGCTCGTCATCGCCTCCGGCGCACTGCTGGGAGCCGGGATGCTTTTGCAATGGCTTAAACTCGGGCCACCGCTGCTGCACACGAGCTGCTATGCCCTTGCCACACTCGCGGGTGGCTTGCTCGTCTTCCCCGCTGCGTTCAAGGCATTGAAGAAACTGCGGCTCGATATGAACGTGCTCATGACTGTGGCTGTGACCGGCGCATGGCTCGTGGGTGAAGGCGCAGAAGGGGCCGCCGTGGTGTTTCTCTTCGCCTTGTCCGAACTGCTGGAGTCCTGGAGTGTCGGCAGAGCGCGGCGTGCCATCGCCGCTTTATTAAAACTCACGCCGCAGACCGCGCTCGTGCGCGGAGCTGATGGCGTTGCCAAAGAAGTGCCCGTAGCAGAAGTCACCATCGGCAGCGAAATCAGCGTGCGCAGTGGCAGCAGCATCCCGCTGGATGGAGAGGTCATCACTGGAGCCTCCTCCGTCAATCAAGCGCCCATCACCGGCGAGTCCGTGCCTGTGGAGAAAAAGCCCGGCGACCCCGTTTTTGCAGGCACTATCAATGGTGAAGGCTCGCTCACCGTGCGTGTCACCAAAGCGGCCAGCGACTCCACACTCGCCCGCATCATCAAGCTCGTGGAAGAAGCCGAGGAGCAGAAAGCCCCCACGCAGCGCTTCGTGGACAAGTTCGCCACCATCTACACACCCGCCGTGTTTGGGGTCGCGCTCTTGGTTGCCCTGCTGCCGCCGCTGCTCATGGGCGGCGCGTGGTCGGAGTGGACGTATCGCGCCCTCGTGCTGCTCGTCATCGCCTGCCCCTGTGCGCTCGTCATTGCCACACCTGTCTCGATTGTCTCCGGCCTCACTGCGCTCGCACGACGCGGCGTGCTCATCAAAGGCGGCGCACATCTCGAAGCCGTCGGCAAGCTGCGTGCCCTCGCCGTGGACAAGACCGGCACCATCACGCAAGGCAGGCCGCAAGTCACAGGCGTCATCCCCATCAGTGACATGACCGAAGATGAAGTCCTGCGACGTGCCGCTGCCATCGACGCGCATTCCGAGCACCCGCTGGCAAAGGCCGTCGTCGCTGCCGCACAGGCCAAAGGCATCTCTTGGAGCGAGTCCACACAGTATCAATCCGTCACCGGACGTGGTGCCACTGCCGTCATCGACGGGCACCCGCACTTCATCGGCAATCACAAGATGGCGCATGAACTCGGCATCTGCTCACCCGAGATCGAAGCCCGCCTTACCGAGATCGAAAACCAAGGCCAGTCCCTCGCCATCCTCGGCCACACCCCGCATGAAGGCTGTGAGGGCAAAATACTCGGCATTCTTGCCATCGGCGACACCATGCGCCCCGAAGCCGCCAACGCTCTCACCCTGCTCCATGACGCAGGCCTTGAAAAAGTCGTCATGCTCAGCGGCGACAACCAGCGCACCGTCGATGCCATCGCTCGGCAAGCAGGCATCGACGAAGCTTATGGCGATCTCATGCCCGAGCAGAAGATCGAGCACATCAAGCGCCTCATGGCCGAGCATCAGTACGTCGGCATGATCGGTGATGGCGTGAACGATGCCCCCGCGCTCGCACTCGCCAGTGTCGGCATCGCCATGGGAGCCATCGGCAGCGACACCGCCATCGAGACCGCCGACATGGCCCTCATGCAAGACGACCTCACCCGCGTGGCCGAAGCCATCGGGCTAGGTCGGAGAACGCTGCGCATCATCCAGTTCAACGTCGCCTTCGCCCTCGTCGTGAAAGCCATCTTCCTCATCCTCGCCTTCACCGGCCACACCAGCCTCTGGCTCGCCATCCTCGCCGACACCGGAGCCACACTGCTCGTCATCATGAATGCGCTGAGGTTGTTAGGCGGAGCGAAAAACCTCAAATAGCAGGCCCAATGAGCAAGCTCTCCCGCAAAAAGAAAGCATCGGCCACTCCGACTGCCTTGGCCCCTCGCGACAAGGCCTTGCTCATCGGCGTGCCGATCCTGCTCCTGGCCATTCCGGCGCTTGTCCTGCACTTTTCCTCCATCCACCAGCAGACCACCTCCATCTCAAAGACGGTGCAGATATGGAAGGCCACCTATCACATCAACGAAGCGCAGGCAGAACTCATCCAGCAGATCGAAATCGACTTCCACGGCAACGGCAGCCCCTTCACCATCAAGCCCTCTCGCACTGGTGAAGACAAGCACCGTCACCATGAGGAGATCAGCCGACTAATGTCCCCCGAAGACGGTGCGCGATTCATGCGTGCGATGGAGCAGAGCGAAGGCAAGCACTGACAAATCCTCGTCACATGGATCGTTGTTACCCTGCATCGGATTCGCTCTAAGCGAGGAAAGTGACCTATCCTCACGAACTCCGATTAACAATCATGGCCCGTCATACCCGGAAATGAAAACCACGACGCCCACGACTACGCCGAGCGCATCCGCGAGTGAGTGTCTTGCTTTTGGAAAGAGGAACAGCAATCGAGAAAACCAATCCTTCTCCGGCTCTTGCCCTTCTCTCCCGAGTGCTCTGCCTTGGCCTTCTTCGCCTTAGCAATCTCTCG
It encodes the following:
- a CDS encoding TolC family protein, yielding MLRSISLTFSLFLAAVSSAPALTLSLSDIGPRVRAAHPSLKAARMAVEEARGRQLGAGRLSNPTVGLDSRNETYLSPGEVMFSLDQSFPITKRLRLEKQLTAQLVTAAELEVKDAERRLISEAQTLAVQILAIEQQRSLRQQQTELATKLSEFVTGRAKAGELSALDAAQAQVDAQRLIVEARKLEGESRSLLGTLKPMLNLDPDDALSLSGKLPEMNVPGKGANWVLRADYQLAEAKVIASQTDIGLAKANKWQDLSAGIFAGPETQNAPGDDRRTNGVIGFRISLPLPFWNKNEGQVAEKTAAAERVRLEQAALGKQIRSDAENARKDMQMSHDLARETRDKLLPLVIEQTGKLEKAYESGQTDLLTILRAREQRLQLEAAALDAVRDFHLARIRYETAIGKHAPATPAPKPVR
- a CDS encoding efflux RND transporter periplasmic adaptor subunit, with the protein product MKRPLAHLFLCLSLTGITAAAADAKRAANTVVLDETGVKNLRIETVEVEETDFEATIFSLGRIEAIPSKVAAVSSRIPGRIIELKLTPGDTVKLGDEVAKVESRQPGDPPPVISLKAPLSGLVTHVDARLGDPIDPEKAMLEITDLSEVYAVARVPEHQAGRMKTGTVAHIKVAALPNEKFDGELLRFGTSADKASGTIDAIFRLPNTGGQLRADMRAEFSIVMSKRSNVVSVPRAALQGEGGNRFVYVKDFDLANAFVKTAVTVGEINDRFVEITNGLLPADEVVTRGAYSLSFAGASSVSLKEALDAAHGHEHAADGGELTPEKKAEMEAAKKGGDGHGHGEEEGASPLWKYGCGVLFVLLLLSLFTKKSRPDADEAPAPKPAEKEAA
- a CDS encoding efflux RND transporter permease subunit, which gives rise to MLNKMIHWALASRALIIGTALILMVMGLKTATELPVEVLPDLTKPTVIILTESPGLAPEEVEMRVTQPIESALMGVAGLTRLRSNSDVALSLVYAEFGWDMDIYKARMLVQERLQGVREQLPEGVQPFMTPVASLMGEILLVGVRSTIKEGEAGYLPPREVRSLADWTVKRRLQSISGIAEILNMGGGVKRIEIQPDPYKMQANGISFDELEEAATEAANTTTGGFINTGPTEIMVRNLAMTVELDDIARTVIKKINDRPISIGDVADVVWGIEPMRGDATVSVAPEKSATYGVIMSITKAPGFDTRKLTEQIKTALDELKPTFPQGVETTLLFQQKDFIDNAIGNLTEAIRDGAIMVTIILFLFLLNFRTTFITLMAMPLSFGITMLVFKWLDISVNSMTLGGLAVAIGMVVDDAIVDVENVFRRLRENAGLAQPHPRLQVIARASGEVRNSILYATVLIILVFLPLLGLTGVEGKLFAPIAIATIISMMASFIVSLTAIPVLCSMLLNPKHGHEHKDGFLTRGMKWLLENTLLRFGLSQPLVMLGIVLMIVIAAFSLYPKMNKDFLPKFQEETALVAATAAPGTSLEEMNKISDVIEQQILSVPEVRKVGRRLGRAERGDHVVPVSTAEFDVDFREPETEDGHEGKGRNRKDILADITAKLKTVPGVFAVVSGPLADRIGHMMSGVSAPVAIKVFGPDLDKLRQIGIEIQTIAKTIPGFEDCKLDQTSSIPQLRIEADRDRAKAYGIAPGKLNDQLSALIGGKEVAELREGQRAVNLVTRLPVQWRDSPDKIAELPIEAGEGQRIPLSLVADVREAKGPNVIFRENSQRRFALAIKPTVQDVSNLVVKLRDEVTAKVQMPEGYFITFEGEFQAQQEATQRIAIFTLVILAVIAFLLYGYFRTPFFALQVLCDIPLALVGGLVFTYFKLNNISIATLVGFIAVAGVAARNSIMLISHYLHLMQHEGESFTKKMVIRGTKERLVPVLMTALAAGIGLIPLVLAADQPGKEILHPVAVVIVGGLVTSTLLGLGVTPTVFYTFGRKAAASAIENDAPASH
- a CDS encoding heavy metal translocating P-type ATPase — encoded protein: MSTEHHDESEPKSCGSCEHGHDDTPLPRNALVIASGALLGAGMLLQWLKLGPPLLHTSCYALATLAGGLLVFPAAFKALKKLRLDMNVLMTVAVTGAWLVGEGAEGAAVVFLFALSELLESWSVGRARRAIAALLKLTPQTALVRGADGVAKEVPVAEVTIGSEISVRSGSSIPLDGEVITGASSVNQAPITGESVPVEKKPGDPVFAGTINGEGSLTVRVTKAASDSTLARIIKLVEEAEEQKAPTQRFVDKFATIYTPAVFGVALLVALLPPLLMGGAWSEWTYRALVLLVIACPCALVIATPVSIVSGLTALARRGVLIKGGAHLEAVGKLRALAVDKTGTITQGRPQVTGVIPISDMTEDEVLRRAAAIDAHSEHPLAKAVVAAAQAKGISWSESTQYQSVTGRGATAVIDGHPHFIGNHKMAHELGICSPEIEARLTEIENQGQSLAILGHTPHEGCEGKILGILAIGDTMRPEAANALTLLHDAGLEKVVMLSGDNQRTVDAIARQAGIDEAYGDLMPEQKIEHIKRLMAEHQYVGMIGDGVNDAPALALASVGIAMGAIGSDTAIETADMALMQDDLTRVAEAIGLGRRTLRIIQFNVAFALVVKAIFLILAFTGHTSLWLAILADTGATLLVIMNALRLLGGAKNLK